Proteins from a single region of Coregonus clupeaformis isolate EN_2021a chromosome 19, ASM2061545v1, whole genome shotgun sequence:
- the LOC121559013 gene encoding TBC1 domain family member 15, giving the protein MSADTPPKVLFENEGVFIHSNTEDSEEQDLLVSGFLRIIDKDGEIIVEYKPLEDTVDPSNMLCAGKDSSSVMEWAQCPGEERSPPQQAVVEQSYETEWDMINAVSFPKRKPCSNGEGVLKHTHEKSKWSFTFSVWDLRSITVKEEGWSRLVFRLKEPPTSLPSLHFHQGGSEDFLHCLRRYTVITEAPDDETCLLVSTPNRALSQSFENLLDDNNYGLVTKLKKDPYVTTLGGFSKVTNYIFDAFRGPELEQQQRPPEEVADLDILGLGEVIPGLEFNQQEEPGFEVITRMDLGARPEVTRREALSAEDWAKHQDQEGRMKNVPHLKKIIFKGGLCHAVRKEAWKFLLGYYSWDSTYDERKGQQRRKTDEYFRMKLQWKSVSEEQERRNSRLRDYRSLIEKDVNRTDRTNRFYEGIDNPGLVLLHDILMTYCMYDFDLGYVQGMSDLLSPILYVMENEVDAFWCFVSFMDQMHQNFEEQMQGMKTQLIQLSTLLRLLDLAFWNYLESQDSGYLYFCFRWLLIRFKRELSYPDVLRLWEVMWTGLPCQNFHLVVCCAILDSEKRKIMEENYGFNEILKHINELSMKLDIEEILHKSEAICMQIRSCKDLPHSISEILGFNTESEFPRLEGREFGTPLDSPQSPIPTQRQEVFSNGHNRHYREPPTHNGCKVAFIS; this is encoded by the exons GTGTTATTTGAAAATGAAGGTGTTTTCATTCACTCAAACACTGAAGACAGTGAAGAGCAAGATCTGCTTGTTTCTGGGTTCCTACGGATTATTGATAAG GATGGTGAAATCATCGTGGAATACAAACCCTTGGAGGACACTGTTGATCCATCCAACATGCTCTGTGCTGGCAAG GATTCCAGCTCAGTGATGGAGTGGGCCCAGTGTCCCGGGGAGGAGAGGTCACCTCCTCAGCAGGCTGTGGTGGAGCAGAGCTACGAGACCGAGTGGGACATGATCAACGCAGTCTCCTTTCCCAAGAGGAAACCCTGCTCCAACGGAGAGG GTGTATTGAAACACACGCATGAGAAAAGCAAGTGGTCCTTCACCTTCAGTGTGTGGGACCTGAGGTCTATCAcagtgaaggaggagggctgGTCCCGCCTGGTGTTCAGACTGAAGGAGCCCCCCACCTCACTACCGTCCCTCCACTTCCACCAGGGGGGTAGTGAAGACTTCCTGCACTGCCTGAGGAGATACACCGTTATCACAGA GGCCCCAGATGATGAAACCTGCCTGCTGGTCAGCACTCCCAACAGAGCTCTCTCTCAGTCCTTCGAGAACCTTCTGGACGACAACAACTACGGCCTTGTTACT AAGCTGAAGAAGGATCCCTACGTGACGACCCTGGGCGGCTTCTCCAAGGTCACCAACTACATCTTCGATGCGTTCCGCGGCCCCGAGctggagcagcagcagcggcCCCCGGAGGAGGTAGCTGACCTGGACATCCTGGGACTGGGAGAGGTCATCCCTGGCCTGGAGTTCAACCAGCAAGAGGAGCCTGGCTTCGAGGTTATCACCAGG aTGGACCTGGGAGCCAGGCCAGAGGTAACAAGGAGGGAGGCACTGTCTGCAGAGGACTGGGCTAAGCATCAGGACCAGGAAGGAAGGATGAAAAATGTCCCTCACCTCAAGAAAATCATATTCAAAGGC GGCTTGTGCCATGCGGTGAGGAAAGAGGCCTGGAAGTTTCTGCTGGGGTATTACTCCTGGGACAGCACCTACGACGAGAGGAAAGGCCAACAGAGGAGGAAAAC GGATGAGTACTTCAGGATGAAGCTCCAGTGGAAGTCGGTGAGTGAGGAGCAGGAAAGGAGGAACTCCAGGTTGAGAGACTACAGGAGCCTGATAG AGAAGGATGtgaacagaacagacagaaccaacaggTTCTATGAAGGCATAGACAACCCAGGCTTGGTGTTACTTCATGACATCTTGATGACTTACTGCATGTATGATTTCGATCTGG GGTATGTTCAGGGAATGAGTGACCTCCTCTCCCCGATCCTCTATGTGATGGAGAACGAGGTGGATGCCTTCTGGTGTTTTGTCTCCTTCATGGATCAAATG cacCAGAACTTTGAGGAGCAGATGCAAGGCATGAAGACTCAGCTGATCCAGCTCAGCACTCTGTTGAGGCTGCTTGACCTGGCCTTCTGGAACTACCTCG AGTCACAGGATTCAGGTTACCTGTATTTCTGTTTCCGGTGGTTACTGATCCGCTTCAAGAGGGAGCTCAGTTATCCAGATGTCCTTCGTCTGTGGGAG GTCATGTGGACTGGCTTGCCCTGCCAAAACTTCCATCTGGTGGTGTGCTGTGCCATTCTAGACTCAGAGAAACGGAAAATCATGGAGGAAAACTACGGCTTCAATGAGATCCTCAAG CACATCAATGAACTATCAATGAAATTGGACATTGAAGAAATCCTTCACAAATCAGAGGCTATTTGTATGCAGATCAGAAGTTGTAAG GATTTGCCTCATTCAATAAGTGAGATCCTGGGATTCAACACAGAAAGCGAATTTCCCAGATTAGAAGGGAGGGAGTTTGGGACTCCTCTTGATTCCCCTCAGTCCCCCATacccacacagagacaggagGTCTTCTCGAATGGTCACAACAGACATTACAGAGAACCCCCTACTCACAACGGCTGCAAAGTTGCCTTCATATCATAG